From the genome of Duffyella gerundensis, one region includes:
- the fliQ gene encoding flagellar biosynthesis protein FliQ: MSPESIMAMGHEAMKVALIMAAPLLLAALVSGLFISLLQAATQINEQTLSFIPKILAVAATAVIAGPWMLNLILDYMRTLFTNIPNMIG; this comes from the coding sequence ATGTCACCAGAATCAATTATGGCTATGGGCCATGAGGCGATGAAAGTCGCGCTCATTATGGCTGCCCCGCTGCTGCTGGCGGCGCTGGTCAGCGGTTTGTTCATCAGTTTGCTGCAGGCAGCGACCCAGATTAACGAACAGACACTGTCATTCATTCCGAAAATTCTCGCCGTTGCGGCGACCGCAGTTATCGCTGGTCCGTGGATGTTGAACCTGATCCTCGATTATATGCGCACGTTATTTACTAATATCCCGAACATGATCGGCTGA
- the fliP gene encoding flagellar type III secretion system pore protein FliP (The bacterial flagellar biogenesis protein FliP forms a type III secretion system (T3SS)-type pore required for flagellar assembly.), which produces MRRLLILLPLLMLAAPVAHAQLPGLVSQPLANGGQSWSLPVQTLVFITSLTFLPAILLMMTSFTRIIIVFGLLRNALGTPSAPPNQVMMGLALFLTFFIMAPVFDKIYQDAYLPFSQDKISMEVAIDKGIQPLRAFMLRQTREADLALFARLANTAPIAGPEEVPMRILLPSYVTSELKTAFQIGFTVFIPFLIIDLVVASVLMALGMMMVPPATISLPFKLMLFVLVDGWQLLIGSLAQSFYS; this is translated from the coding sequence ATTCGACGCCTGTTGATACTGCTGCCACTGCTGATGCTGGCGGCCCCGGTTGCTCACGCTCAGCTGCCGGGTTTGGTCAGTCAGCCACTGGCCAACGGTGGCCAGAGCTGGTCGCTGCCGGTGCAGACACTGGTATTTATTACCTCGTTAACGTTTCTGCCCGCTATTTTGCTGATGATGACCAGCTTTACGCGCATCATCATCGTGTTCGGCTTGCTGCGTAACGCACTGGGCACGCCATCCGCACCGCCAAACCAGGTGATGATGGGCCTCGCGCTGTTTTTAACCTTCTTTATTATGGCGCCGGTGTTCGACAAAATTTATCAGGATGCCTATCTGCCGTTTAGCCAGGATAAGATCAGCATGGAAGTGGCGATCGATAAAGGCATCCAGCCGCTGCGCGCCTTTATGCTGCGTCAGACCCGTGAAGCGGATCTCGCCCTGTTTGCACGCCTGGCCAACACCGCGCCGATTGCCGGACCGGAAGAGGTGCCAATGCGCATCCTGCTGCCCTCTTATGTCACCAGCGAACTGAAAACGGCGTTCCAGATTGGCTTTACCGTGTTTATTCCGTTTTTGATTATCGACCTGGTGGTCGCCAGCGTGCTGATGGCGCTGGGTATGATGATGGTGCCACCGGCGACCATTTCACTGCCGTTCAAACTGATGCTGTTTGTACTTGTTGATGGCTGGCAGCTGCTGATTGGCTCGCTGGCGCAAAGCTTCTACTCCTGA